In Phragmitibacter flavus, the following are encoded in one genomic region:
- the tmk gene encoding dTMP kinase, which produces MKRPIPGGLLVAVEGIDGAGKTTVAATLAQWCGERGLLCALSKEPTSLSWGMKLRESAASGRLTLDEELDLFHKDREEHAETSIQPALDEDAIMILDRYYWSTAAYQGARGASIAEVLKFNEGSFPVPDLVLLLDLPVEVGQNRIRVRGDQPNEFEEVEAQQRCREIFLQLPKLSEAKHVTVDASKPWREVSRECLRLFQQAALQKVWKTANAKTMNSETLALFGG; this is translated from the coding sequence ATGAAAAGACCTATTCCTGGTGGATTGCTCGTGGCCGTCGAGGGCATTGATGGCGCGGGCAAAACCACCGTGGCCGCGACGCTGGCGCAGTGGTGTGGTGAGCGCGGTCTGCTTTGCGCATTGTCCAAGGAGCCGACGAGTCTGAGCTGGGGAATGAAGCTGCGCGAGTCGGCCGCATCGGGCAGGCTGACATTGGACGAGGAACTTGATTTGTTTCACAAGGATCGCGAGGAGCATGCGGAGACTTCGATTCAACCGGCTTTGGACGAAGATGCGATCATGATTTTGGATCGATATTACTGGAGCACGGCAGCGTATCAGGGCGCGCGTGGGGCATCGATTGCCGAGGTGCTGAAGTTTAACGAGGGAAGTTTTCCGGTGCCGGATTTGGTGCTGCTGTTGGATCTGCCGGTCGAAGTGGGGCAGAACCGGATTCGCGTGCGCGGCGATCAGCCGAATGAGTTTGAAGAGGTGGAGGCGCAGCAGCGTTGCCGGGAGATTTTTTTGCAGTTGCCGAAGTTGAGCGAGGCCAAGCATGTGACGGTGGACGCTTCGAAGCCGTGGCGTGAGGTTTCTCGCGAGTGCCTGCGGTTGTTCCAGCAGGCGGCGCTTCAGAAGGTGTGGAAAACGGCCAATGCGAAGACGATGAATTCGGAGACGCTTGCGTTGTTTGGGGGATAA
- a CDS encoding ribose-phosphate diphosphokinase: MNERLKVLSGNAHPALARAICDNIGVALGATTVETFPDGETFVQIRENIRGRDVFIVQPTCPPANQNLMELLIMVDAVRRASAQRITAVLPFYGYARQDRKDRPRVPITAKLIANLLVAAGVNRVLTMDLHAGQIQGFFDIPVDHLYAAPVLIKAIRERGLEDIVVVSPDVGGIKMSHAYAKTLGVPFAIVAKNRVSAEEVEALNIIGDVRGKNVLLVDDLTETAGTLTAAAKLLQEHGAQSIYAGVSHAVLGEKGHSRIESSPIIELFSTDSVPQATGPKVTALTVAPLLGEAIKRIHCDESVTSLFDIRA, from the coding sequence ATGAATGAACGGCTCAAGGTTTTAAGTGGCAACGCACATCCCGCACTCGCACGGGCCATTTGTGACAATATCGGCGTCGCACTGGGAGCCACCACGGTTGAGACCTTTCCCGATGGCGAAACTTTTGTGCAGATCCGCGAAAACATCCGTGGGCGCGACGTTTTTATCGTTCAGCCGACCTGTCCTCCGGCCAATCAGAACCTCATGGAGCTGCTCATCATGGTGGACGCCGTGCGTCGTGCCAGCGCCCAGCGCATCACGGCGGTTTTGCCATTTTACGGGTATGCGCGGCAGGATCGGAAAGACCGTCCCAGGGTGCCGATCACGGCCAAGTTGATTGCCAACCTGCTGGTGGCGGCGGGCGTCAACCGGGTGTTGACCATGGATTTGCACGCGGGTCAGATTCAGGGCTTCTTTGACATTCCGGTGGATCACCTCTATGCGGCACCGGTGCTGATCAAGGCGATTCGCGAGCGCGGACTGGAGGACATCGTGGTGGTTTCGCCGGATGTGGGCGGAATCAAGATGTCGCACGCCTATGCAAAAACTTTGGGGGTTCCGTTTGCGATTGTCGCAAAAAATCGCGTCAGCGCCGAAGAGGTGGAGGCGCTCAACATCATTGGCGATGTGCGCGGCAAAAACGTGTTGCTGGTGGACGATCTCACCGAAACGGCCGGCACCCTGACGGCGGCGGCCAAGCTTCTTCAGGAACACGGGGCGCAATCGATTTACGCAGGGGTTTCCCACGCGGTTCTGGGTGAAAAGGGCCACTCAAGAATCGAGTCATCGCCGATCATTGAACTGTTTTCCACCGATTCGGTGCCCCAGGCGACTGGTCCCAAAGTAACCGCGCTGACCGTGGCACCATTGCTCGGGGAAGCAATCAAACGCATCCATTGCGATGAGTCGGTCACTTCGTTGTTTGACATCAGGGCTTGA
- a CDS encoding 50S ribosomal protein L25, whose amino-acid sequence MAKILDLQAKVRSAAGTSSVKRLRKAGSIPAVIYGKKHDHTQLEVDAKTFSALMDGSASDNVLVNLKIEGEKATSLALVQEIQHDYLRGGVLHVDFHAVDATEEIHANIPVILQHIDLAEKKGGQIEHILHNLEVFCLPKDLPETIVIDVSPLEVGGSYHIKDIKLPSGVTTHIDDENVVVALKEPTVAEETAAPAAPAAEAKK is encoded by the coding sequence ATGGCCAAAATTCTCGATCTGCAAGCCAAAGTGCGCTCCGCCGCTGGCACTAGTTCCGTCAAGCGCCTGCGCAAAGCTGGCAGCATTCCCGCCGTGATTTATGGCAAAAAACACGACCACACCCAGCTTGAGGTCGATGCCAAAACTTTCTCCGCCCTCATGGACGGCAGCGCTTCCGACAACGTGCTCGTGAACCTGAAGATCGAAGGCGAAAAAGCCACCTCCCTGGCACTCGTTCAAGAAATCCAGCACGACTACCTCCGCGGTGGTGTGCTTCACGTTGATTTCCACGCTGTTGACGCGACCGAAGAAATTCACGCCAACATCCCAGTGATCCTTCAACACATCGACCTTGCTGAGAAAAAAGGCGGACAGATCGAGCACATCCTTCACAACCTCGAAGTCTTCTGTCTTCCTAAAGACCTTCCTGAGACCATCGTGATCGACGTCTCCCCTCTCGAAGTCGGCGGTTCCTACCACATCAAAGACATCAAGCTTCCTTCCGGCGTTACCACCCACATCGACGACGAAAACGTGGTGGTTGCCCTCAAGGAGCCTACCGTTGCTGAAGAGACCGCCGCTCCTGCTGCTCCCGCAGCCGAAGCCAAGAAGTAA
- the rfbB gene encoding dTDP-glucose 4,6-dehydratase: MPDKRILVTGGAGFIGSNLVHYLLGKAGEELGVTISKVVNVDLLTYAGNRSSLAKLEGDDRHVFVQCDIQDGAQIGKLLREHQINVVMHLAAESHVDRSIDSPEPFIMTNMVGTFQMLEAARIYQKERVAGGQNDFRFLHVSTDEVFGSLGPDDPGFSETTPYAPNSPYSASKAGSDHLARAYFHTFQLPLITTNCSNNYGPFQFPEKLMPLMIQKVIRGEKLPVYGDGSNVRDWLYVEDHCRGLTLSVLRGVPGETYNIGGKCEMKNIDVVLALIAAVNSERPDLNRDPQELITFVRDRPGHDRRYAIDCSKIGRELGWEPQETFETGMRKTVRWYLDNADWIEEIERKYQLQRLGDA, encoded by the coding sequence ATGCCTGACAAACGCATTCTCGTCACCGGTGGAGCCGGTTTTATCGGTTCCAATCTCGTGCATTATTTATTGGGCAAGGCCGGAGAAGAGCTGGGGGTGACGATCAGCAAGGTGGTGAATGTGGACCTTTTGACGTATGCGGGCAACCGCAGCAGTCTGGCCAAACTCGAAGGAGACGACCGACATGTTTTCGTCCAATGTGACATTCAGGATGGGGCACAAATCGGCAAATTGCTTCGCGAGCATCAGATCAATGTGGTGATGCACCTGGCAGCAGAATCGCATGTGGATCGTTCGATTGATTCTCCCGAACCGTTCATCATGACCAACATGGTGGGGACGTTTCAAATGCTGGAGGCGGCGCGGATTTATCAAAAGGAACGTGTGGCAGGCGGGCAGAATGATTTTCGCTTTTTGCATGTGAGCACCGACGAGGTGTTTGGGTCACTGGGTCCCGATGATCCGGGATTCAGTGAGACGACGCCGTATGCGCCGAACAGCCCGTATTCCGCGAGCAAGGCGGGCAGCGATCACCTGGCACGAGCGTATTTTCACACCTTTCAGCTGCCGTTGATCACGACCAATTGTTCGAACAACTACGGTCCGTTTCAGTTTCCTGAGAAGCTGATGCCCTTGATGATCCAGAAAGTGATCCGTGGAGAGAAGCTGCCGGTTTATGGTGATGGTTCCAATGTGCGGGACTGGCTTTATGTGGAAGATCATTGTCGTGGACTGACCTTGTCAGTGTTGAGGGGCGTTCCCGGTGAGACCTACAACATTGGTGGCAAGTGCGAGATGAAGAACATTGATGTGGTGCTGGCTTTGATCGCGGCGGTGAATTCTGAAAGACCGGATTTGAATCGTGATCCGCAGGAGTTGATCACCTTTGTGCGCGACCGGCCGGGGCATGACCGGCGTTATGCGATTGATTGTTCAAAGATTGGTCGCGAGTTGGGTTGGGAGCCGCAGGAAACGTTTGAGACCGGCATGCGTAAGACGGTGCGCTGGTATCTGGACAATGCGGATTGGATTGAGGAGATCGAGCGCAAGTATCAACTGCAACGTTTGGGCGATGCGTGA
- the pth gene encoding aminoacyl-tRNA hydrolase: MTGDSAVPVLPKPRLIVGLGNPGREYENTRHNIGFMVVDAFATQQRASWTRERKWDCAVAKLEDGWLLKPLTYMNLSGQAVAAAAKYYKLEPQEVLAVYDDVDLALGRVRLRPLGGAGGHNGMRSMIAHLGGNLFPRLKIGIGFANNGRPDGRNLSDHVLGRFDENEQIPVQNAVNRAVDALNAILTRGFEAAMNTFNQTDQPTTPNP; the protein is encoded by the coding sequence GTGACCGGCGACTCTGCGGTTCCTGTTCTTCCCAAACCCCGATTGATTGTCGGATTGGGAAATCCAGGACGGGAATACGAAAACACCCGGCATAACATTGGATTCATGGTCGTCGATGCCTTCGCCACTCAACAACGCGCCTCCTGGACGCGTGAAAGGAAGTGGGATTGCGCCGTGGCGAAACTGGAAGACGGATGGCTGCTGAAGCCATTGACCTACATGAATCTCAGCGGACAGGCCGTTGCTGCCGCCGCCAAATATTACAAGCTTGAGCCCCAGGAAGTGCTCGCCGTTTATGACGATGTCGATCTCGCGCTTGGCCGTGTGCGCCTTCGGCCGTTGGGTGGAGCGGGCGGACACAACGGCATGCGTTCGATGATTGCCCATCTTGGTGGCAATCTTTTTCCACGACTCAAGATCGGCATCGGCTTTGCCAACAATGGCCGTCCCGATGGCAGAAACCTTTCCGATCACGTGCTCGGTCGTTTCGACGAAAACGAGCAAATCCCTGTGCAGAACGCCGTGAATCGCGCGGTGGATGCCCTTAACGCCATATTGACACGCGGCTTCGAAGCCGCGATGAACACCTTCAATCAAACCGACCAACCAACGACGCCCAACCCATGA
- a CDS encoding efflux RND transporter permease subunit, whose product MNIPKFFVDRPVFAAVLSIVITLLGGLAYFTLPVSQYPDVIPPTVVVSATYPGANATVLADTVATPLEQEINGVEDMLYLSSSSTSDGRLNITVTFKLGTDLDKAQVLVQNRVNAALPRLPEDVRRMGVQALKRSPDLTMAIQFYSPDDTRDVLYLANYVNIQVQNRLARLPGVAEASSLGGLDFTMRVWLDPEKLAVRNLTATDVVSAIREQNIQVAAGQLGQPPAPSGIQFQYTLTTQGRLRSAEEFNRIVLRTGESGDVIRLKDVARVELGGKDYAQKSYRDGKNAVSMRIFQLPGTNALETSDVVRAEMLRIKERFPPGVDYSINYDPTQFIRDSMTAVMVTLLEAILLVVIVVVVFLQSWRASVIPLLAIPVSLIGTLAVMAGFGFSLNNLSLFGIVLAIGIVVDDAIVVVENVERYLEKGFAPREATIRAMQEVTGPVIAIGLVLSAVFVPTAFLTGITGEFYRQFALTIAASTLLSVINSLTLSPALAALLLRPHSAPPDRFSRIINFFLGWFFKLFNKAFSRMSDTYARIIGKFIRHAFIGIFLYGGLIALAFYAFKKVPTGFIPQQDMGYFMTVIQLPDGASFERTDEIVRRVDDLARSTPGIAHTFAISGYSNVLQANQSNLGACFMIPAPFADRKDPSLHANALMATLRKKFADIKEARVLVLPPPPLRGLGNAGGFKLQVEDLNNAGLPALEAATQTFIDALAKEPGFNSIITGFRANTPQYNLVIDRERAKTMDVSISSINETLSTFLGSTYVNDFNLFGRTWQVMAMAEPNYRMKPEDVGRLRTRNNEGEMVPLGALVKTEKIGGADRVQRYNMFVSADVSGNTDITVSSGEMIDRVDQVAKAALPDGFDYEWTDVTYQQILAGDSIIFIFPLCVLFVFLVLSAQYESWSLPFAVILIVPMCLLSAIGGVWLTGKDNNIFTQIGLVVLVGLAAKNAILIVEFARQQQDQYGKNRFDAAVEACRLRLRPILMTSFAFILGVLPLVLASGAGAEMRNALGTAVFYGMLGVTFFGLLFTPVFYVIIAKFMKARKPIEEDASVPATPGNPALPTSHA is encoded by the coding sequence GTGAACATCCCTAAATTCTTCGTCGACCGCCCCGTCTTCGCCGCCGTTCTCAGCATCGTCATCACCCTGCTCGGGGGGCTTGCCTACTTCACCCTGCCGGTCTCGCAATACCCCGACGTCATCCCGCCCACCGTCGTCGTCAGCGCCACCTACCCCGGTGCCAACGCCACCGTGCTCGCCGACACCGTCGCCACTCCTCTCGAACAGGAGATCAACGGCGTCGAGGACATGCTTTACCTGTCGTCGTCTTCCACCTCAGATGGACGCCTCAACATCACCGTCACCTTCAAGCTGGGCACCGACCTCGACAAAGCCCAGGTGCTCGTTCAAAACCGCGTCAACGCCGCCCTTCCGCGCCTTCCTGAAGACGTGCGACGCATGGGTGTCCAGGCCCTCAAACGATCGCCCGACCTGACCATGGCGATCCAGTTTTATTCGCCCGACGACACCCGCGACGTCCTTTATCTCGCGAACTACGTCAACATTCAGGTCCAGAACCGTCTCGCCCGTCTCCCCGGTGTCGCCGAAGCTTCCTCCCTTGGTGGACTCGACTTCACCATGCGCGTCTGGCTCGATCCTGAGAAACTCGCCGTCCGCAACCTGACCGCCACCGATGTTGTCAGCGCCATCCGTGAACAGAATATTCAGGTCGCCGCCGGCCAGCTCGGCCAGCCACCCGCTCCCTCCGGCATCCAGTTCCAATACACCCTCACCACCCAGGGTCGGCTGCGCAGCGCGGAAGAATTCAACCGCATCGTCCTGCGCACCGGCGAAAGCGGCGATGTCATCCGGCTCAAAGACGTCGCCCGGGTCGAACTCGGCGGCAAAGACTACGCCCAAAAAAGTTATCGCGATGGCAAAAACGCCGTCTCCATGCGCATTTTCCAGCTTCCCGGCACCAACGCGCTGGAGACCTCCGACGTGGTCCGCGCTGAAATGCTGCGCATCAAGGAACGATTCCCCCCCGGCGTCGACTACAGCATCAACTACGACCCCACCCAGTTCATTCGCGATTCCATGACCGCCGTCATGGTCACCCTCCTCGAAGCCATCCTTCTTGTTGTTATCGTCGTCGTCGTTTTCCTGCAAAGCTGGCGCGCCTCCGTCATTCCCTTGCTGGCCATCCCCGTCTCGCTCATCGGCACCCTCGCCGTCATGGCCGGCTTCGGATTCTCCCTCAACAACCTGTCCCTCTTTGGCATCGTCCTCGCCATCGGCATTGTCGTCGATGACGCCATCGTCGTGGTCGAAAACGTCGAACGCTACCTCGAAAAAGGCTTCGCCCCGCGCGAAGCCACCATCCGCGCCATGCAGGAAGTTACCGGACCCGTCATCGCGATTGGCCTCGTGCTCAGCGCCGTCTTCGTCCCGACCGCCTTCCTCACCGGCATCACCGGCGAATTCTACCGTCAGTTTGCCCTCACCATTGCGGCCTCCACCCTTCTCTCCGTCATCAACTCCCTCACGCTCTCGCCCGCCCTCGCCGCGCTCCTGCTGCGTCCCCATTCCGCTCCGCCCGACCGCTTCAGCCGCATCATCAACTTCTTCCTCGGCTGGTTCTTCAAGCTGTTCAACAAAGCCTTCAGCCGCATGTCCGATACTTACGCCAGGATCATCGGCAAATTCATCCGTCACGCCTTCATCGGCATCTTCCTCTACGGCGGCCTCATCGCGCTCGCCTTCTACGCCTTCAAAAAAGTCCCCACCGGTTTCATCCCCCAGCAGGACATGGGCTATTTCATGACCGTCATCCAGCTGCCCGATGGTGCCAGCTTTGAACGCACCGATGAAATCGTGCGCCGCGTCGACGACCTCGCCCGCTCCACCCCCGGCATCGCCCACACCTTCGCCATCTCCGGTTATTCCAACGTCCTTCAGGCCAACCAAAGCAACCTCGGCGCGTGTTTCATGATTCCCGCCCCGTTCGCTGATCGCAAGGATCCCAGCCTTCACGCCAACGCCCTCATGGCCACGCTGCGCAAAAAATTTGCCGACATCAAGGAGGCCCGTGTGCTCGTCCTGCCACCTCCGCCACTGCGCGGACTTGGCAACGCCGGGGGTTTCAAACTCCAGGTCGAAGACCTCAACAACGCCGGACTGCCCGCCCTCGAAGCCGCCACCCAGACCTTCATTGACGCCCTCGCCAAAGAGCCCGGTTTCAACTCCATCATCACCGGCTTCCGCGCCAACACGCCTCAATACAACCTCGTCATTGACCGCGAGCGCGCCAAAACCATGGACGTCTCCATCTCCTCCATCAACGAAACGCTCTCCACCTTCCTCGGCTCCACTTACGTCAACGACTTCAACCTTTTCGGCCGCACCTGGCAGGTCATGGCCATGGCCGAACCCAACTACCGCATGAAACCCGAAGACGTCGGACGCCTGCGCACCCGCAACAACGAAGGTGAAATGGTGCCCCTCGGAGCCCTCGTCAAAACCGAAAAAATTGGCGGGGCCGACCGCGTCCAGCGCTACAACATGTTTGTCTCCGCCGACGTCAGCGGCAACACCGACATCACCGTCAGCTCTGGTGAGATGATCGACCGCGTCGACCAAGTGGCCAAAGCCGCCCTGCCCGACGGCTTCGACTACGAATGGACCGACGTCACCTACCAGCAGATCCTCGCCGGTGACTCCATCATCTTCATCTTCCCTCTCTGCGTCCTCTTCGTGTTCCTCGTGCTCTCCGCCCAATACGAAAGCTGGAGCCTGCCCTTTGCCGTCATCCTGATCGTCCCCATGTGTCTACTCAGCGCCATCGGCGGCGTCTGGCTGACCGGCAAAGACAACAACATCTTCACCCAGATCGGCCTGGTGGTTCTTGTCGGTCTTGCGGCCAAAAACGCCATTCTCATCGTCGAGTTCGCCCGTCAGCAACAGGACCAATACGGCAAGAACCGTTTCGACGCCGCCGTGGAAGCCTGCCGACTACGTCTCCGCCCCATCCTCATGACCAGCTTCGCTTTCATCCTCGGCGTGCTCCCTCTGGTTCTTGCCAGCGGTGCCGGAGCTGAAATGCGCAACGCCCTCGGCACCGCCGTGTTCTATGGCATGCTCGGCGTCACCTTCTTTGGTCTGCTGTTCACCCCCGTCTTTTATGTGATCATCGCCAAGTTCATGAAGGCCCGCAAACCCATTGAGGAGGATGCTTCGGTCCCCGCGACTCCCGGGAACCCTGCCTTGCCTACCTCTCACGCCTGA
- a CDS encoding efflux RND transporter periplasmic adaptor subunit, producing the protein MRLQPALLGLSLFTLASCGPKEATTAAAAPQKVTVAKPVVKKVVEWDEFVGRLESTKMVHLRARVSGYLEKIHFKEGTEVKEGDLLITIDPRPYQAAVEGARAELERNRTRSELAKNEAKRAETLIASRAIAAEDYDTRLKAAAEADASVKVAEAALRAAELELEFTSVRAPITGRISNAPVTEGNLVTGGERDSTLLTTIVALDPVYVYFEVDEQSALKYRELHRQGTRTSPMFEPIPVEMGLANESGFPRKGKVDFVDNVLRPDTGTIRARGIFDNPDKLMAPGFFARVRIPGSGQYDALLIRDEAIGSDQGRSFVFVINADNKAEYRPIETGPMQDGLRIVRSGLKPEERIVTNGVVHVRNGNSVAPEESEMALATPIPPATAAK; encoded by the coding sequence ATGAGACTCCAACCCGCCCTTCTTGGCCTATCGCTGTTCACCCTCGCATCCTGCGGACCAAAAGAAGCCACCACCGCCGCCGCCGCTCCGCAAAAAGTCACCGTCGCCAAGCCTGTCGTCAAAAAAGTCGTTGAATGGGACGAATTTGTGGGTCGGCTCGAATCCACCAAAATGGTTCATCTGCGCGCCCGGGTCAGTGGTTACCTCGAAAAGATTCACTTCAAAGAGGGCACTGAAGTCAAAGAAGGCGACCTTCTCATCACCATCGACCCACGCCCCTACCAGGCTGCCGTTGAGGGGGCCCGGGCCGAACTCGAACGCAATCGCACCCGTTCTGAACTCGCCAAAAACGAAGCCAAACGCGCCGAAACCCTCATCGCTTCCCGAGCCATCGCCGCCGAAGACTACGACACCCGTCTGAAAGCTGCCGCTGAAGCCGACGCCTCCGTCAAGGTCGCCGAGGCTGCCCTGCGTGCTGCTGAACTCGAACTCGAGTTCACCTCCGTCCGCGCCCCCATCACCGGTCGGATCAGCAACGCCCCCGTCACTGAAGGCAACCTCGTCACCGGCGGCGAACGCGACTCCACCCTGCTCACCACCATCGTCGCCCTTGATCCCGTCTACGTTTATTTTGAAGTCGACGAGCAATCCGCCCTCAAATACCGCGAACTCCACCGCCAGGGCACCCGCACCAGCCCCATGTTCGAGCCCATCCCCGTCGAAATGGGACTCGCCAATGAATCCGGATTCCCCCGCAAAGGCAAAGTCGATTTCGTCGACAACGTCCTCCGGCCCGACACCGGCACCATCCGCGCCCGCGGCATCTTCGACAACCCCGACAAACTCATGGCCCCCGGATTTTTCGCCCGCGTGCGCATTCCCGGTTCCGGCCAGTATGACGCGCTCTTGATTCGCGACGAGGCCATCGGCAGCGATCAGGGCCGTTCGTTTGTTTTTGTCATCAACGCCGACAACAAGGCCGAATATCGACCCATCGAAACCGGCCCCATGCAGGACGGTCTGCGCATCGTCCGCAGCGGGCTGAAACCTGAAGAACGCATCGTCACCAACGGGGTGGTCCACGTCCGCAACGGCAACTCCGTCGCTCCCGAGGAAAGCGAAATGGCCCTTGCCACTCCCATCCCGCCCGCCACCGCCGCCAAGTGA
- a CDS encoding single-stranded DNA-binding protein, with the protein MASYNKVMLIGNLTRDPEIRYTPKGSAVADLGLAVNRVYTTENNERREEVTYIDVVLWSRLAELAGQYLSKGRAVFIEGRLQMDTWEDKQTGQKRSKIRVVGETMQFIDSKRDGDEGGGGGGSRSAPRGNNAPAPQRSQSDNRQQRPAAADDFNEGPITDGLDDDDIPF; encoded by the coding sequence ATGGCCTCGTATAACAAAGTGATGCTGATCGGGAACCTCACCAGGGACCCCGAAATTCGTTACACGCCCAAGGGCAGTGCGGTCGCCGATCTTGGACTTGCCGTCAATCGCGTCTACACCACGGAGAACAACGAGCGCCGTGAAGAAGTTACTTACATTGATGTGGTGCTTTGGTCGCGTCTGGCCGAACTCGCCGGGCAATATTTGAGCAAGGGTCGCGCCGTTTTTATCGAAGGCCGTCTGCAGATGGACACCTGGGAAGACAAGCAGACCGGGCAAAAGCGCAGCAAAATTCGTGTGGTGGGTGAGACCATGCAATTCATCGACAGCAAACGTGATGGAGATGAAGGCGGTGGTGGCGGCGGATCGAGGTCTGCGCCCCGTGGCAACAATGCCCCTGCCCCACAACGTTCGCAGTCTGACAATCGTCAACAGCGCCCGGCCGCAGCGGACGATTTTAATGAAGGCCCGATTACTGACGGTCTCGATGACGACGACATTCCGTTTTGA
- the rpsF gene encoding 30S ribosomal protein S6 — protein MSRKYEALIVLDTKGKEDNIDTLVTQLTKEFEANGASLKQIDNLGKKKFPYAPRHVEGGWYVNLHFESEPESVDKIKGSLKLNENIYQQYYQRA, from the coding sequence ATGAGCCGCAAATACGAAGCCCTAATCGTCCTCGATACCAAAGGTAAAGAAGACAACATTGACACCTTGGTGACCCAGTTGACCAAAGAATTCGAAGCCAACGGCGCCAGCCTCAAGCAGATCGATAACCTTGGCAAAAAGAAATTCCCTTACGCTCCACGCCACGTGGAAGGCGGCTGGTATGTGAATTTGCATTTTGAATCCGAGCCAGAGAGCGTCGACAAAATCAAGGGCTCCTTGAAGCTCAACGAGAACATCTATCAGCAGTATTACCAGCGCGCCTAA